From the genome of Pantoea alfalfae, one region includes:
- a CDS encoding flagellar basal body rod protein FlgF: MDHAIYTAMGAASQTLDQQAVTASNLANASTPGFRAQLNALRAVPVSGWSLPTRTLVAASTPGADMSQGAMDYTERPLDVAVQQDGWLAVRTADGSEAYTRNGNMQISPTGTLTVQGNPVMGDGGPIVIPQGTEITIAADGSITGLNAGDSPNATVQLGKLKLVRATGQELQRSDDGMFRPTASTQATRGAALQADATMQVMPGVLEGSNVKPVETMVDMIANARRFEMQMKVITNVDENEQKANQLLNMS; the protein is encoded by the coding sequence ATGGATCACGCGATATATACCGCGATGGGCGCGGCCAGCCAGACGCTGGATCAGCAGGCGGTGACCGCCAGCAACCTCGCCAACGCCTCAACACCGGGTTTTCGTGCACAGCTGAATGCGCTGCGCGCGGTGCCGGTGAGTGGCTGGTCGCTGCCGACCCGTACGCTGGTCGCCGCCTCGACACCCGGCGCCGACATGAGTCAGGGCGCGATGGATTACACCGAGCGTCCGCTCGATGTGGCGGTGCAGCAGGATGGCTGGCTGGCGGTGCGTACCGCTGACGGCAGCGAAGCCTATACCCGCAACGGCAATATGCAAATCAGTCCGACCGGTACGCTGACGGTTCAGGGCAATCCTGTGATGGGCGATGGCGGTCCGATTGTGATCCCGCAGGGTACGGAAATCACCATTGCGGCAGACGGCTCCATCACCGGGCTGAACGCCGGTGATTCGCCGAACGCCACGGTTCAGCTGGGCAAGCTGAAGCTGGTCAGGGCAACCGGGCAGGAGCTGCAGCGCAGTGATGACGGCATGTTCCGTCCCACTGCGTCGACGCAGGCGACCCGTGGTGCCGCACTGCAGGCTGACGCCACTATGCAGGTGATGCCTGGCGTGCTGGAAGGCAGCAACGTTAAACCAGTGGAAACCATGGTCGATATGATCGCCAACGCCCGACGTTTTGAGATGCAGATGAAAGTCATCACCAACGTCGACGAAAATGAACAAAAAGCCAATCAGCTCCTGAACATGAGCTAA
- the flgJ gene encoding flagellar assembly peptidoglycan hydrolase FlgJ has product MADMQSVTSPAFDSRSLNDLKRQASNDPKGHALQVARQVEGMFVQMMLKSMRDALPQDGIMGNEQTKLFTSMYDQQIAQEMGKRGLGLAETIVKQMQPATAPDEKAGTVPMKLDNSFILSTSGATPLPAQQLEQMVRKAMPRLPPVASSTGLPSDSREFIAQLTQPAQAASQQSGIPHHLILAQAALESGWGQRQILTRDGKPSYNVFGIKASGDWKGDTTDIMTTEYEQGAAKKVRASFRVYNSYFEALTDYVKLLTKNPRYAAVTNASSAEQGAQALQAAGYATDPKYAQKLVGMIQQFKSMGDKVVKAYSQDIGDLF; this is encoded by the coding sequence ATGGCTGATATGCAATCTGTCACGAGTCCGGCTTTCGACAGCCGCTCCCTGAATGATCTTAAACGCCAGGCGAGCAACGATCCGAAAGGACATGCGTTGCAGGTTGCACGTCAGGTTGAAGGGATGTTTGTACAGATGATGCTGAAGAGTATGCGCGATGCGTTGCCGCAGGACGGCATTATGGGCAACGAGCAGACCAAACTTTTTACCTCTATGTATGACCAGCAGATTGCACAGGAGATGGGCAAGCGTGGCCTCGGTCTGGCGGAAACCATCGTCAAACAGATGCAGCCCGCCACCGCGCCGGATGAAAAAGCCGGTACGGTGCCGATGAAGCTGGATAACAGCTTTATTCTCAGCACCAGCGGAGCCACACCACTGCCCGCCCAGCAGCTGGAGCAGATGGTGCGGAAGGCGATGCCACGACTGCCGCCGGTCGCGTCATCCACGGGGCTGCCGAGCGACAGCCGTGAGTTTATCGCTCAGCTGACGCAGCCAGCGCAGGCGGCCAGTCAGCAGAGTGGTATTCCACATCACCTGATTCTGGCGCAGGCTGCGCTGGAGTCGGGCTGGGGCCAGCGACAGATCCTGACCCGCGACGGCAAGCCGAGCTATAACGTGTTCGGGATTAAAGCCAGCGGAGACTGGAAAGGTGACACCACCGATATCATGACCACCGAATATGAGCAGGGTGCAGCGAAGAAAGTCCGTGCCAGCTTCAGGGTGTACAACTCCTATTTCGAGGCGCTGACCGACTACGTCAAACTGTTGACCAAAAACCCTCGCTATGCGGCAGTGACCAACGCCTCAAGCGCAGAGCAGGGCGCGCAGGCGTTACAGGCGGCAGGCTATGCCACCGACCCGAAATATGCGCAAAAGCTGGTGGGAATGATTCAGCAATTCAAAAGCATGGGCGATAAAGTCGTCAAAGCATACAGCCAGGATATTGGCGACCTGTTCTGA
- the flgC gene encoding flagellar basal body rod protein FlgC produces MALLNIFDIAGSAMTAQSQRLNVSASNLANADSVTGPDGKPYVAKQVVFQTDAAPGSATGGVKVARVVDDPTPAKLVYDPGNPMADAKGYVKMPNVDVVSESVNTMSASRSYQANVEVLNTVKSMMMKTLTIGQ; encoded by the coding sequence ATGGCCTTGCTGAATATTTTTGACATTGCCGGCTCAGCGATGACCGCGCAATCACAGCGATTAAACGTCAGTGCCAGTAACCTGGCAAACGCCGACAGCGTCACCGGCCCCGATGGCAAGCCTTACGTGGCAAAGCAGGTGGTCTTCCAGACCGATGCGGCCCCGGGTTCAGCGACCGGCGGTGTGAAAGTGGCACGCGTCGTGGACGATCCGACACCTGCGAAGCTGGTCTATGACCCGGGCAACCCGATGGCCGATGCCAAAGGCTACGTGAAGATGCCGAACGTGGATGTGGTTTCTGAAAGCGTCAACACCATGTCGGCGTCACGCAGCTACCAGGCCAACGTCGAGGTGCTCAACACCGTGAAGTCGATGATGATGAAAACCCTGACGATCGGGCAATAA
- the flgG gene encoding flagellar basal-body rod protein FlgG gives MIRSLWIAKTGLDAQQMNMDVIANNLANVSTNGFKRSRAVFEDMMYQTMRQPGTQSSEQTTLPSGLQIGTGVRPVTTERLHTQGNLSQTSNSKDIAINGQGYFQIQMPDGTSAYTRDGAFQVDQNGQLVTNSGFPVQPGITIPANATSITVSRDGVVSVTQQGQAQAAQVGQLTLSTFMNDAGLDSVGENLYKETQASGAPTDSTPGQNGAGLLYQGYTETSNVNVAEELVTMIQTQRAYEINSKAISTSDQMLAKLTQL, from the coding sequence ATGATTCGTTCTTTATGGATCGCTAAGACCGGTCTTGATGCGCAGCAGATGAACATGGACGTCATTGCCAACAACCTGGCAAACGTCAGCACCAACGGCTTTAAACGTTCACGTGCCGTGTTCGAAGATATGATGTACCAGACTATGCGCCAGCCGGGCACGCAGTCGTCAGAACAGACAACGCTGCCATCGGGCCTGCAGATCGGTACCGGTGTGCGTCCGGTGACCACTGAGCGTCTGCATACTCAGGGCAACCTGTCGCAGACCAGTAACTCAAAAGATATTGCTATTAACGGTCAGGGTTATTTTCAGATTCAGATGCCGGACGGCACCTCTGCTTATACCCGTGATGGCGCGTTTCAGGTTGATCAGAACGGACAGCTGGTGACCAACTCCGGTTTCCCGGTACAGCCAGGCATTACCATTCCGGCCAACGCCACCAGCATTACGGTGTCGCGTGACGGTGTGGTCAGCGTGACGCAGCAGGGTCAGGCTCAGGCCGCACAGGTCGGTCAGTTAACGCTGAGCACCTTTATGAACGACGCCGGTCTCGATAGCGTGGGTGAAAACCTTTACAAGGAAACCCAGGCATCGGGCGCACCGACCGACAGCACGCCAGGCCAGAACGGCGCGGGTCTGCTCTATCAGGGCTATACCGAAACCTCGAACGTTAACGTAGCGGAAGAGCTGGTCACCATGATCCAGACGCAGCGCGCTTATGAAATCAACAGCAAGGCGATCAGCACCTCTGATCAGATGCTGGCGAAATTAACCCAGCTTTAA
- the flgK gene encoding flagellar hook-associated protein FlgK: MSSIINSAMSGLSAAQAALSTTSNNISNYTVAGYSRQTTVLAQANSTLQGNSYYGNGVNITGVQREYDSFIATQLRGASASYSAVDTQHTQISNIDDLLSTATTSLSTSLQGFFTNLQNVVSNANDPSARQSMLSNAQGLVNQFQTSAQYLNNMQNSVNADVSSSVKQVNTLTSQIADLNQQIGKLTNGNGAAPNDLLDKRDQLVNDLNKVVGVTVSQQDGNYTVSMANGLTLVNGNKSHELVAMSASSDPTRTTIGYVDRQAGNVEIPEKLITTGSLGGLLAFRTQDLDLAQNQLGQLAAAFTTSFNDVHKQGFDSHGDQGVDFFNIGSPAVVSNSKNSTAASVTAEWTDTSALKATNYTVSYDGNNWTATRASDSTAAAITQSTDASGNTTLSFDGLKLTVGASPAPAAKDSFLVKPVQNVINDMSVAITSESQVAAASAVGGESDNRNAQKLLNLQDVKLVGGNATLSQAYAAIVSTVGNKTSSLETTSTTQKSVVSQLTERQQSVSGVNLDEEYANLTKYQQYYMANAQVLQTASTVFNALINIR; this comes from the coding sequence ATGTCCAGCATAATTAACTCCGCGATGAGCGGATTGAGTGCCGCGCAGGCCGCTCTGAGCACCACCAGTAACAACATTTCTAACTACACCGTGGCGGGCTATTCACGTCAGACCACGGTACTGGCGCAGGCGAACAGTACCCTTCAGGGTAATAGCTATTATGGTAACGGCGTGAACATTACCGGTGTACAACGTGAATATGATTCATTTATTGCCACACAGCTGCGGGGTGCCAGCGCGAGTTACAGTGCAGTCGACACTCAGCATACGCAGATTTCTAACATTGACGATCTGCTGTCGACCGCGACGACCAGCCTGTCGACCTCGCTGCAGGGCTTCTTTACCAACCTGCAGAACGTCGTCAGTAACGCCAACGATCCGTCAGCGCGTCAGTCGATGCTCAGCAATGCACAGGGTCTGGTGAACCAGTTCCAGACCTCAGCGCAATACCTGAACAATATGCAGAACAGCGTCAATGCTGATGTCAGCTCCAGTGTTAAACAGGTCAACACCCTCACCAGCCAGATTGCCGATCTTAACCAGCAGATTGGCAAGTTGACTAATGGCAACGGTGCGGCGCCTAACGATCTGCTTGATAAGCGTGATCAGCTGGTCAATGACCTGAATAAAGTCGTTGGCGTGACGGTATCGCAGCAGGATGGCAATTACACAGTATCAATGGCCAACGGCCTGACGCTGGTTAACGGCAACAAATCTCACGAGCTGGTGGCGATGAGCGCCAGCAGCGATCCGACGCGTACCACGATTGGCTATGTCGACAGGCAGGCGGGCAACGTTGAGATTCCGGAAAAACTGATCACCACCGGCTCGCTTGGCGGTCTGCTGGCGTTCCGCACTCAGGATCTGGATCTGGCACAGAACCAGCTGGGTCAGTTAGCGGCGGCGTTTACCACCAGCTTCAACGACGTCCATAAGCAGGGCTTTGACAGCCACGGCGACCAGGGCGTCGACTTCTTTAATATCGGCAGTCCAGCCGTGGTGAGCAACAGTAAAAACAGTACCGCCGCCTCCGTGACCGCTGAATGGACCGACACCAGCGCGCTGAAAGCCACTAACTACACCGTGAGTTATGACGGCAATAACTGGACCGCAACGCGTGCGTCAGACAGCACCGCAGCCGCCATCACCCAGAGTACCGATGCCAGTGGCAATACCACGCTGAGTTTTGATGGCCTGAAACTGACTGTGGGTGCCTCGCCTGCACCTGCCGCCAAAGACAGCTTCCTGGTGAAGCCGGTCCAGAATGTGATTAACGACATGTCCGTGGCAATCACCAGTGAATCTCAGGTGGCTGCTGCGAGCGCGGTTGGCGGTGAAAGTGATAACCGCAATGCGCAGAAACTGCTGAATCTGCAGGATGTAAAGCTGGTCGGCGGCAACGCCACGCTGTCGCAGGCCTATGCGGCTATCGTCAGCACCGTGGGTAACAAAACCAGCTCGCTGGAAACCACCAGCACGACGCAGAAAAGTGTGGTCAGTCAGCTGACCGAACGCCAGCAGTCAGTCTCTGGCGTCAACCTCGATGAGGAGTACGCCAATCTGACCAAATACCAGCAATATTACATGGCCAATGCGCAGGTGCTCCAGACTGCCAGCACCGTGTTTAACGCATTGATTAATATTCGCTAA
- a CDS encoding flagellar basal body L-ring protein FlgH — translation MAKQQILKPGHWLVASLLLTLNGCALVPRTPLVEGATTAQPMPSAPPVVNGSIFQGVAPLNYGYQPLFEDRRPRNIGDTLTITLQENVSASKSSSASASRDGSNSFGVSGVPTGLAGLVGAGGEKANLSAEGKNDFAGKGGASANNTFTGTITVTVDQVLSNGNLHVVGEKQIAINQGTEFIRFSGVVNPRTISASNAVLSTAVADARIEYVGNGYINEAQTMGWFQRFFLNISPM, via the coding sequence GTGGCGAAGCAACAGATTCTCAAGCCTGGACATTGGTTAGTCGCCTCGTTGCTGCTAACTCTTAACGGATGTGCCCTGGTCCCGCGTACTCCGCTGGTCGAGGGGGCAACCACGGCGCAGCCGATGCCGTCCGCGCCACCGGTGGTAAACGGCTCTATATTCCAGGGCGTCGCGCCACTTAACTACGGCTATCAGCCGCTGTTTGAAGATCGCCGTCCACGCAACATCGGCGATACCCTGACCATCACGCTGCAGGAAAACGTCAGCGCCAGCAAAAGCTCCTCAGCCAGTGCCAGCCGCGACGGCAGCAACAGCTTTGGTGTGAGCGGCGTGCCGACGGGTCTGGCAGGCCTGGTGGGTGCAGGTGGCGAAAAAGCCAATCTCAGCGCCGAAGGCAAAAACGACTTCGCAGGTAAAGGCGGCGCATCCGCCAATAACACCTTTACCGGCACCATTACCGTCACCGTGGATCAGGTGTTGTCAAACGGCAACCTGCACGTAGTCGGTGAAAAACAGATCGCCATTAATCAGGGCACGGAGTTCATTCGCTTCTCGGGCGTGGTCAACCCACGCACCATCAGCGCCAGTAACGCCGTGTTATCTACCGCTGTCGCCGATGCACGTATTGAGTACGTCGGAAATGGTTACATCAATGAGGCGCAAACCATGGGCTGGTTCCAGCGTTTCTTCCTGAACATCTCGCCGATGTAA
- the flgD gene encoding flagellar hook assembly protein FlgD — protein sequence MAIAVGVNEKLDPTVLSSSSTSGTGNNAQDLQNQFLTMLVTQLKNQDPTNPMDNSQLTTQLAQINTLSGIEKLNTTLGSISGQISTSQSLQSSTLIGHGVMVNGGQILVGNGTTTPFGVELASASTGASATIKDANGTVIDTVDLGALSAGVHTFSWDGKLTDGSVAPDGKYSVAIAASNGNTQLVAQPLNYAYVNGVSTANNTTKLDLGTMGSATLDDVRQIL from the coding sequence ATGGCTATCGCGGTAGGCGTTAATGAAAAGCTGGACCCCACGGTCCTTAGCTCATCCAGCACCAGCGGCACCGGCAACAACGCGCAGGATCTGCAGAATCAGTTCCTGACCATGCTGGTGACGCAGTTAAAGAACCAGGATCCAACCAATCCAATGGATAACAGCCAGCTCACCACGCAGCTGGCACAGATCAATACCCTGAGCGGCATTGAAAAACTGAATACCACACTGGGATCGATCTCCGGACAGATCAGCACCAGCCAGTCGCTGCAGAGCTCCACGCTGATTGGGCATGGCGTGATGGTTAATGGCGGACAGATTCTGGTAGGCAACGGCACCACCACGCCATTTGGCGTGGAGCTGGCTTCCGCCTCTACCGGCGCATCCGCCACCATTAAAGATGCCAATGGCACGGTGATCGACACCGTCGATCTGGGCGCGCTGAGTGCTGGCGTCCACACCTTCTCGTGGGATGGCAAGCTGACTGATGGCTCTGTCGCGCCGGATGGTAAATACAGCGTTGCGATTGCCGCAAGCAATGGCAACACACAACTGGTGGCACAACCGCTTAACTACGCCTACGTCAATGGGGTGAGTACTGCGAACAACACCACAAAACTGGATCTCGGCACCATGGGCTCCGCCACCCTTGACGACGTACGTCAGATTCTCTGA
- the flgA gene encoding flagellar basal body P-ring formation chaperone FlgA yields MRRYLTLLTSLLVVIALPASAGDLNAQLNQFFKARDAQHAEGMVVVVRTPKEQWPACEMPKFTLPGNSRLWGNMSVAANCDENRRYIQVQVQVTGSYLVATRLLSQGSSVSESDFTLQTGRLDTLPARALLNADAVADAVVLRDIQPGQPINPSTLRQPWRVKAGQNVMVIASGDGFDASGEGKALNNAARSQLVRVRMGNGQIVSGKVREDGNILITL; encoded by the coding sequence ATGCGTCGATATCTGACTCTGCTGACCAGCCTGCTGGTCGTGATCGCCCTGCCGGCTTCTGCCGGGGATCTCAATGCACAACTGAATCAATTTTTTAAAGCGCGTGACGCTCAGCATGCTGAAGGCATGGTTGTCGTGGTGCGCACGCCGAAAGAGCAATGGCCAGCCTGTGAGATGCCAAAGTTCACCCTGCCAGGCAATAGCCGGTTATGGGGCAACATGAGCGTGGCGGCAAACTGCGATGAGAATCGCCGTTATATCCAGGTACAGGTTCAGGTCACCGGTTCCTATCTGGTGGCGACCCGGCTGCTAAGCCAGGGCAGCAGCGTCAGCGAAAGTGATTTCACGCTGCAGACCGGCCGCCTTGATACCCTGCCTGCCCGCGCCCTGCTGAATGCGGACGCAGTTGCAGACGCCGTAGTGCTGCGTGATATCCAGCCAGGACAGCCGATTAATCCTTCCACGCTGCGTCAGCCATGGCGTGTTAAGGCGGGTCAGAATGTGATGGTGATTGCCAGCGGTGACGGCTTTGACGCCAGCGGTGAGGGCAAGGCGCTGAACAATGCCGCCCGCTCGCAATTGGTTCGGGTAAGGATGGGAAATGGCCAGATTGTCAGCGGTAAAGTTCGCGAGGATGGGAATATTCTTATAACGCTGTAA
- the flgB gene encoding flagellar basal body rod protein FlgB yields MLDKLDAALKFGTEALNLRAQRQEILASNIANADTPGYQARDIDFASELSRVMSNGRAEGSSMALKVTSARHIEAQTNGAPSMDMLYRIPDQPSADGNTVDMDRERTQFADNSLKYQTDLTLISSQIKGMMSVLQGQ; encoded by the coding sequence ATGCTCGACAAACTGGATGCGGCGCTGAAATTTGGAACGGAGGCCCTCAACCTGCGTGCTCAACGTCAGGAGATCCTGGCGTCAAATATTGCCAACGCCGATACCCCTGGTTATCAGGCCCGGGATATCGACTTTGCCAGCGAGCTGAGTCGGGTGATGTCCAATGGTCGTGCGGAAGGCAGCAGCATGGCGTTAAAAGTCACGTCAGCTCGCCACATTGAAGCTCAGACAAACGGGGCGCCATCAATGGATATGCTTTATCGCATTCCTGACCAGCCTTCTGCCGACGGCAACACCGTAGATATGGACCGTGAGCGTACGCAGTTCGCGGATAACAGCCTGAAATATCAAACCGACCTCACCCTCATCAGTAGCCAGATCAAAGGCATGATGAGCGTGTTACAAGGGCAATAA
- the flgN gene encoding flagellar export chaperone FlgN encodes MSNLQTTLDKMQDVLASLSAVLEEEQQQLAAGSINSNLLQRITEDKSALLSTLNYLDEMRRTAEQSQATAAPYRGQNDMARRWDSIQQHTRRLQDANVHNGLLLQHQIRYTENALEVLKPHQTQAFYGPDGMGKGQATLSRKA; translated from the coding sequence ATGAGTAATTTGCAGACCACATTAGATAAGATGCAGGACGTGCTGGCGTCGCTTTCAGCGGTGCTGGAAGAAGAGCAGCAGCAACTGGCAGCGGGCAGCATTAACAGCAACCTGTTGCAGCGCATCACCGAAGATAAAAGTGCACTGCTCAGTACGCTGAACTATCTGGATGAGATGCGCCGCACCGCTGAACAGAGTCAGGCGACAGCAGCACCTTATCGTGGTCAGAACGACATGGCGCGCCGCTGGGACAGCATTCAGCAGCATACCCGTCGTCTGCAGGACGCCAATGTTCATAATGGCCTGCTGCTGCAACACCAGATCCGCTACACGGAAAATGCACTTGAAGTGCTGAAGCCGCATCAGACCCAGGCCTTTTACGGCCCGGATGGGATGGGTAAAGGCCAGGCGACGTTAAGTCGCAAAGCCTGA
- a CDS encoding flagellar basal body P-ring protein FlgI: protein MKKLTLLRAGLALLLGVSLLAKADLIRDLTTVQGVRDNQLLGYGLVVGLDGTGDQTTQTPFTTQTVSNMLSQLGITVPAGTNMQLKNVAAVMVTAKLPSFARQGQNLDVVVSSLGNAKSLRGGTLLMTPMKGVDNQVYALAQGNILVGGAGASAGGSSVQVNQLNGGRITGGATVERELQSNFGSQNTLNLQLNNEDFSMAQRIADAINARGGYGAAQPLDARTVQIRVSPNNGAQVRLLAEIQNIDVSIPVEDAKVIINSRTGSVVMNREVTLNQCAVAQGNLSVTVNQQQNVSQPDTPLAGGQTVATTQTQIDLRQTGGALQRVNASANLNNVVRALNALGASPIELMSILQSMQSAGCLRAKLEII, encoded by the coding sequence ATGAAAAAGTTAACGCTGTTACGCGCCGGGCTGGCGCTGCTGCTGGGCGTCAGCCTGCTGGCCAAAGCCGATTTGATTCGTGATTTAACCACGGTACAGGGCGTACGTGATAACCAGCTGCTGGGCTACGGCCTGGTCGTGGGTCTGGATGGCACCGGTGACCAGACCACGCAGACGCCCTTTACTACCCAGACGGTGAGCAACATGCTGTCGCAGCTTGGCATCACCGTGCCTGCGGGCACCAATATGCAGCTGAAAAACGTGGCAGCCGTTATGGTGACCGCTAAGCTGCCGTCGTTTGCCCGTCAGGGACAGAACCTGGATGTGGTGGTCTCATCGCTGGGTAATGCTAAAAGCCTGCGCGGCGGCACGCTGTTAATGACGCCGATGAAAGGGGTTGATAACCAGGTCTATGCGCTGGCTCAGGGTAACATCCTGGTCGGTGGTGCAGGTGCCTCTGCGGGCGGCAGCAGTGTTCAGGTCAACCAGCTGAACGGTGGCCGCATCACTGGCGGTGCAACGGTTGAACGTGAACTGCAGAGCAACTTTGGCTCGCAGAACACCCTTAACCTGCAGCTTAACAATGAAGATTTCTCGATGGCGCAGCGTATTGCGGACGCGATCAACGCCCGTGGCGGTTATGGCGCAGCGCAGCCGCTGGATGCCCGTACCGTGCAGATCCGCGTGTCACCGAATAATGGTGCGCAGGTGCGTCTGCTGGCTGAGATCCAGAACATTGATGTCTCGATTCCGGTTGAAGATGCCAAAGTGATCATCAACTCCCGTACCGGCTCGGTCGTCATGAACCGCGAAGTCACGCTGAATCAGTGTGCAGTGGCGCAGGGCAACCTGTCAGTGACGGTTAACCAGCAGCAGAACGTCAGTCAGCCTGATACACCGCTGGCCGGTGGTCAGACCGTGGCGACGACGCAGACCCAGATCGATCTCCGCCAGACCGGCGGTGCGCTGCAGCGCGTCAATGCCAGCGCTAATCTGAATAACGTAGTCCGTGCGCTGAATGCGCTGGGTGCATCACCTATCGAACTGATGTCGATTCTGCAGTCGATGCAGAGTGCCGGCTGTCTGCGTGCCAAACTGGAAATTATCTGA
- the flgM gene encoding flagellar biosynthesis anti-sigma factor FlgM yields MSIDRTQPLKPASTVQSRDSSETGSSKVRQSASPVAATTPAAAQVSLSSAQSQLMQPSSKDINVERVEQLKTAIRNGELKMDTGKIADALIADTKAYLEGN; encoded by the coding sequence ATGAGCATTGACAGAACGCAACCTCTGAAACCCGCCAGCACCGTCCAGAGCCGTGACAGCAGCGAGACTGGCAGCAGCAAAGTGCGTCAGAGTGCCAGCCCGGTAGCAGCCACGACCCCCGCTGCAGCCCAGGTCAGCCTGAGCAGCGCGCAGTCGCAGCTGATGCAGCCGAGCAGCAAAGATATTAACGTCGAGCGCGTTGAACAACTGAAAACGGCCATTCGTAATGGCGAACTGAAGATGGATACCGGCAAAATCGCCGATGCGCTGATTGCCGACACTAAGGCGTATTTAGAGGGTAATTAA
- the flgE gene encoding flagellar hook protein FlgE has translation MSFSQAVSGLGAASSNLDVIGNNIANSATAGFKSSTIAFADMFAGSNVGLGTKVAAVIQNFNDGATTTTSRGLDVALSGNGFFRMTDSSGGVFYSRNGQLTLDANRNLVNTQGLNVTGYPASGSPATIQSGANPVALRIPTEQMPARATTTAGLVANLNSTDTTPTVTTFSTANADSYNKKTTATVFDSQGNDHALDMYFVKDTTSNSWTVHTIDGNTGTSAGDFRMAFDTSGKLTSVSKLAANGTVASTTTDGTVGLTLNVGGANGAVANQPINLSMLGSLQQNTGATTFGSPTQDGYAPGDLTSYAINDDGTITGSYSNKKTQLLGQIVLASFSNPEGLQSQGDNVWQASSASGQAAIGLANTGTFGSLTSGALESSNVDMSKELVNMIVAQRNYQANAQTIKTQDQILNTLVNLR, from the coding sequence ATGTCATTTTCCCAAGCGGTCAGCGGCCTTGGTGCTGCTTCAAGTAACCTTGATGTCATCGGTAACAACATTGCTAACTCCGCGACAGCGGGCTTTAAATCCAGCACCATCGCGTTTGCCGATATGTTCGCCGGTTCTAACGTCGGTCTCGGTACCAAAGTCGCTGCGGTGATCCAGAACTTTAACGATGGCGCGACCACCACCACCAGCCGTGGCCTGGACGTTGCGCTGAGCGGCAACGGTTTCTTCCGTATGACCGACAGCAGCGGCGGCGTTTTCTATTCACGTAACGGCCAGTTAACGCTGGATGCCAACCGTAACCTGGTAAACACCCAGGGCCTGAACGTCACCGGCTATCCGGCAAGCGGTTCACCGGCCACTATCCAGTCGGGTGCCAACCCGGTAGCGCTGCGAATTCCTACTGAGCAGATGCCAGCCCGCGCCACTACCACCGCCGGTCTGGTTGCCAACCTGAACTCAACGGATACCACGCCAACGGTGACCACCTTCTCGACGGCGAATGCAGACAGCTACAACAAGAAAACCACCGCCACCGTGTTCGATTCGCAGGGTAATGACCATGCGCTCGACATGTATTTCGTGAAAGACACCACCAGCAACAGCTGGACCGTCCACACCATTGATGGCAACACCGGCACCTCAGCGGGTGACTTCAGAATGGCGTTTGATACCAGCGGTAAGCTGACCAGCGTCTCTAAGCTGGCTGCAAACGGTACGGTAGCGAGCACCACCACGGATGGCACTGTTGGCCTGACGCTGAACGTAGGTGGCGCCAATGGCGCGGTCGCCAATCAGCCAATCAACCTGAGCATGCTGGGCAGCCTGCAGCAGAACACCGGCGCGACCACCTTTGGCAGCCCGACGCAGGATGGCTATGCGCCAGGCGATCTGACCAGCTACGCGATCAATGATGACGGCACCATTACCGGTAGCTACTCAAACAAGAAAACCCAGCTGCTGGGTCAGATTGTCCTGGCGAGCTTCTCTAACCCGGAAGGTCTGCAGTCACAGGGCGACAATGTCTGGCAGGCTTCGAGCGCATCCGGTCAGGCAGCCATTGGTCTGGCCAACACCGGCACCTTCGGTTCACTGACGTCGGGCGCTCTGGAATCGTCCAACGTCGACATGAGTAAAGAGCTGGTGAACATGATCGTCGCGCAGCGTAACTATCAGGCGAATGCGCAGACCATCAAAACTCAGGACCAGATTCTCAACACGCTGGTTAACTTACGTTAA